In a genomic window of Pseudomonas putida:
- a CDS encoding ParB/RepB/Spo0J family partition protein, which produces MAVKKRGLGRGLDALLSGPTISSLEEQAAQADHRELQHLPLDLLQRGKYQPRRDMDSQALEELAQSIKAQGVMQPIVVRPIGSGRYEIIAGERRWRASQQAGQETIPAMVRDVPDETAIAMALIENIQREDLNPIEEAVALQRLQQEFQLTQQQVAEAVGKSRVTVANLLRLISLPEVIKTMLSHGDLEMGHARALLGLPDNQQVEGARHVVARGLTVRQTEALVRQWLSGKPEPVEPAKPDPDIARLEQRLAERLGSAVQIRHGKKGKGQLVIGYNSLDELQGVLAHIR; this is translated from the coding sequence ATGGCCGTCAAGAAACGAGGTCTCGGACGTGGACTGGATGCACTGCTGAGTGGTCCGACCATCAGCTCGCTGGAAGAACAGGCCGCGCAAGCCGATCACCGCGAGCTGCAGCATTTGCCTCTGGATTTGCTCCAGCGCGGCAAATATCAACCGCGGCGCGATATGGATTCGCAAGCGCTCGAAGAGTTGGCGCAGTCGATCAAGGCCCAGGGCGTCATGCAGCCAATCGTGGTTCGTCCGATCGGCAGCGGTCGCTATGAAATCATCGCGGGCGAGCGCCGCTGGCGCGCCAGCCAGCAAGCCGGGCAGGAAACCATTCCGGCGATGGTGCGCGATGTTCCGGATGAAACCGCGATCGCCATGGCGCTGATCGAGAACATTCAGCGCGAAGACCTCAATCCGATCGAGGAAGCGGTTGCCCTGCAGCGCTTGCAGCAGGAGTTTCAGCTGACTCAGCAACAAGTCGCCGAGGCCGTGGGCAAATCCCGGGTGACCGTGGCCAACCTGTTGCGCCTGATCTCGCTGCCGGAAGTCATCAAGACCATGCTGTCCCACGGTGACCTGGAAATGGGCCACGCACGTGCATTGCTCGGTTTGCCGGACAATCAACAGGTTGAAGGGGCGCGACATGTTGTCGCACGCGGACTGACCGTGCGCCAAACTGAAGCACTGGTTCGCCAGTGGTTGAGTGGCAAACCGGAGCCTGTCGAACCTGCAAAACCGGACCCGGATATTGCCCGTCTGGAGCAGCGTCTGGCCGAGCGCCTAGGCTCTGCGGTGCAGATTCGCCACGGTAAGAAGGGTAAAGGCCAGTTGGTGATTGGCTATAACTCCCTTGATGAACTACAAGGTGTACTCGCACATATTCGCTGA
- a CDS encoding F0F1 ATP synthase subunit I, with amino-acid sequence METRTPNRLPFHRLAVFPVLMAQFIVLLIAALALWKWYGVVAGYSGLCGGLIALLPNVYFAHKAFRFSGARAAQSIVRSFYAGEAGKLILTAVLFALVFAGVKPLAPIAVFGAFVLTQSVSWFAPLLMRTRLSRP; translated from the coding sequence ATGGAAACCCGCACGCCAAACCGCTTGCCGTTCCATCGCCTGGCAGTTTTTCCGGTGTTGATGGCCCAATTTATCGTTTTGCTCATCGCCGCTTTGGCGCTTTGGAAATGGTACGGAGTCGTCGCTGGATACTCAGGTCTTTGCGGAGGCTTGATAGCCTTGCTGCCCAATGTTTATTTCGCTCATAAGGCATTTCGGTTTTCCGGCGCCCGAGCAGCCCAGTCCATCGTCCGGTCGTTTTATGCCGGCGAGGCAGGGAAACTGATTTTGACGGCAGTGCTGTTTGCACTGGTGTTTGCAGGTGTGAAGCCATTGGCACCGATTGCTGTATTCGGTGCCTTCGTGCTGACTCAGTCGGTCAGCTGGTTCGCTCCCCTGCTGATGAGAACAAGACTTTCGAGACCTTAG
- the atpB gene encoding F0F1 ATP synthase subunit A, with the protein MAETTASGYIQHHLQNLTFGQHPTGGWGFAHTAAEAKEMGFWAFHVDTLGWSIALGLIFVFLFRMAAKKATSGQPGALQNFVEVLVEFVDGSVKDSFHGRSPVIAPLALTIFVWVFLMNAVDLVPVDWIPQLAILISGDHHIPFRAVSTTDPNATLGMAFSVFALIIFYSIKVKGIGGFIGELTLHPFGSKNIFVQALLIPVNFLLEFVTLIAKPISLALRLFGNMYAGELVFILIAVMFGSGLLWLSGLGVVLQWAWAVFHILIITLQAFIFMMLTIVYLSMAHEQNH; encoded by the coding sequence ATGGCAGAAACAACGGCTTCGGGCTATATCCAGCACCACTTGCAGAACCTGACTTTCGGTCAGCACCCTACCGGCGGCTGGGGCTTTGCCCACACCGCAGCAGAAGCCAAGGAAATGGGCTTCTGGGCATTCCACGTCGATACTCTCGGCTGGTCGATTGCACTGGGTCTGATCTTCGTTTTCCTTTTCCGCATGGCGGCAAAGAAAGCGACTTCCGGTCAGCCAGGCGCTTTGCAGAACTTCGTTGAAGTATTGGTCGAATTCGTCGATGGCAGCGTGAAAGACAGCTTCCATGGCCGTAGCCCGGTGATCGCACCGCTGGCACTGACCATCTTCGTCTGGGTCTTCCTGATGAACGCCGTCGACCTGGTACCGGTCGACTGGATTCCTCAGTTGGCCATCCTGATCTCCGGTGACCATCACATCCCGTTCCGCGCCGTGTCGACCACCGACCCGAACGCGACCCTGGGCATGGCGTTCTCGGTTTTCGCACTGATCATTTTCTATAGCATCAAGGTCAAGGGCATCGGCGGCTTCATCGGCGAACTGACCCTGCACCCGTTCGGCAGCAAGAATATCTTCGTTCAGGCGCTGCTGATTCCGGTGAACTTCCTGCTGGAATTCGTGACCCTGATCGCCAAACCGATCTCTCTTGCTCTGCGTCTGTTCGGCAACATGTATGCCGGTGAGCTGGTGTTCATTCTGATCGCTGTGATGTTCGGCAGCGGCCTGCTCTGGCTCAGCGGCCTGGGCGTTGTCCTGCAGTGGGCGTGGGCGGTATTCCACATCCTGATCATCACCCTGCAGGCGTTCATCTTCATGATGCTGACCATCGTTTACCTGTCGATGGCGCATGAACAAAACCATTAA
- the atpE gene encoding F0F1 ATP synthase subunit C, with translation METVVGLTAIAVALLIGLGALGTAIGFGLLGGKFLEGAARQPEMVPMLQVKMFIVAGLLDAVTMIGVGIALFFTFANPFVGQIAG, from the coding sequence ATGGAAACTGTAGTTGGTCTAACCGCTATCGCTGTTGCACTGTTGATCGGCCTGGGCGCACTGGGTACCGCAATTGGTTTCGGCCTGCTGGGCGGCAAGTTCCTGGAAGGCGCAGCGCGTCAGCCAGAAATGGTTCCAATGCTGCAAGTTAAAATGTTCATCGTTGCCGGTCTGCTCGACGCCGTAACCATGATCGGTGTTGGTATCGCTCTGTTCTTCACCTTTGCGAACCCGTTCGTTGGTCAGATCGCTGGCTAA
- a CDS encoding F0F1 ATP synthase subunit B, producing the protein MNINATLIGQSVAFLIFVLFCMKCVWPPVIAALRERQKKIADGLDAASRAARDLELAQEKAGQQLREAKAQAAEIIEQAKKRGTQIVDEAREQARVEADRVKAQAQAEIEQELNSVKDALRAQVGSLAVGGAAKILGATIDQNAHAELVNKLAAEI; encoded by the coding sequence GTGAACATTAATGCGACCCTGATTGGCCAGTCCGTTGCGTTCCTGATTTTTGTACTGTTCTGCATGAAGTGCGTATGGCCTCCGGTCATCGCAGCACTGCGTGAACGTCAAAAGAAGATCGCTGATGGTCTGGACGCTGCCAGCCGAGCAGCTCGCGACCTGGAGTTGGCCCAAGAGAAAGCGGGTCAGCAACTGCGCGAAGCGAAAGCTCAGGCAGCTGAAATCATCGAGCAAGCCAAGAAACGCGGTACCCAGATTGTCGACGAAGCCCGTGAACAGGCTCGCGTCGAAGCTGACCGTGTGAAGGCTCAGGCTCAGGCCGAGATCGAACAGGAACTGAACAGTGTCAAAGACGCGCTGCGCGCCCAAGTGGGTAGCCTGGCCGTTGGTGGTGCTGCGAAGATCCTGGGCGCCACAATCGATCAAAACGCGCACGCAGAGCTGGTTAACAAACTGGCTGCTGAAATCTAA
- a CDS encoding F0F1 ATP synthase subunit delta yields MAELTTLARPYAKAAFEHAQAHQQLANWSAMLGLAAAVSQDDTMQRVLKAPRLTSAQKAATFNDVCGDKFDDKAQNFITVVAENDRLSLLPEIAALFDLYKAEQEKSVDVEVTSAFALNQEQQDKLAKVLSARLNREVRLQVEEDSSLIGGVVIRAGDLVIDGSIRGKIAKLAEALKS; encoded by the coding sequence ATGGCAGAACTGACCACGTTGGCCCGACCTTACGCTAAGGCGGCCTTCGAGCACGCTCAGGCCCACCAGCAACTGGCCAATTGGTCAGCCATGCTCGGCCTGGCAGCAGCGGTGTCGCAAGACGACACCATGCAGCGCGTGCTCAAGGCCCCGCGACTGACGAGCGCACAAAAGGCCGCCACGTTTAATGACGTGTGCGGCGACAAGTTTGATGACAAGGCACAGAACTTCATTACCGTCGTTGCCGAAAACGACCGTCTCTCGCTGTTGCCGGAGATTGCCGCTCTGTTCGACCTGTACAAGGCCGAGCAAGAGAAGTCGGTAGATGTTGAAGTCACCAGTGCGTTTGCATTGAACCAAGAACAGCAAGACAAACTCGCCAAGGTTCTCAGTGCACGACTCAACCGGGAAGTGCGCCTGCAAGTCGAGGAAGACAGCTCCCTTATTGGTGGTGTTGTCATCCGCGCCGGCGACCTGGTTATCGATGGCTCGATTCGCGGCAAAATCGCGAAACTTGCCGAAGCATTGAAATCTTGA
- the atpA gene encoding F0F1 ATP synthase subunit alpha, with protein MQQLNPSEISEIIKGRIEKLDVTSQARNEGTVVSVSDGIVRIHGLADVMSGEMIEFPGGVYGMALNLEQDSVGAVILGAYQGLAEGMSAKCTGRILEVPVGKALLGRVVDALGNPVDGKGPLNSTETDAVEKVAPGVIWRKSVDQPVQTGYKAVDAMIPVGRGQRELIIGDRQIGKTALAIDAIINQKDSGIFCVYVAIGQKQSTIANVVRKLEENGALKNTIIVAASASESPALQYLAPYAGCTMGEYFRDRGEDALIVYDDLSKQAVAYRQISLLLRRPPGREAYPGDVFYLHSRLLERASRVSEEYVEKFTNGAVTGKTGSLTALPIIETQAGDVSAFVPTNVISITDGQIFLESAMFNSGIRPAVNAGVSVSRVGGAAQTKIIKKLSGGIRTALAQYRELAAFAQFASDLDEATRKQLEHGQRVTELMKQKQYAPMSIADMSLSLYAAERGFLTDIEIAKVGSFEQALIAYFNRDHADLMAKINVKGDFNDEIDAGLKAGIEKFKATQTW; from the coding sequence ATGCAGCAACTCAATCCTTCCGAAATAAGTGAAATTATCAAGGGCCGCATCGAAAAACTCGATGTGACCTCCCAAGCCCGTAACGAAGGCACTGTCGTCAGCGTATCTGACGGTATCGTGCGGATTCACGGTCTGGCCGACGTAATGTCCGGCGAGATGATCGAGTTTCCGGGCGGCGTCTACGGTATGGCCCTCAACCTGGAGCAAGACTCCGTAGGTGCCGTTATTCTGGGCGCTTACCAAGGTCTGGCTGAAGGCATGAGCGCCAAGTGCACTGGCCGCATCCTGGAAGTTCCTGTTGGTAAGGCACTGCTGGGCCGCGTAGTCGACGCACTGGGCAACCCGGTTGACGGCAAAGGTCCACTGAACAGCACCGAGACCGACGCGGTCGAGAAAGTTGCTCCAGGCGTGATCTGGCGTAAGTCGGTAGACCAGCCTGTACAGACTGGCTACAAGGCTGTCGATGCCATGATCCCTGTCGGCCGTGGCCAGCGTGAGCTGATCATCGGTGACCGTCAGATCGGTAAAACCGCTCTGGCGATCGACGCGATCATCAACCAGAAAGACAGCGGCATTTTCTGCGTCTACGTAGCCATCGGTCAGAAGCAATCGACCATCGCCAACGTGGTTCGCAAGCTGGAAGAAAACGGCGCACTGAAAAACACGATCATCGTGGCTGCCAGTGCTTCGGAATCTCCTGCGCTGCAATACCTGGCTCCGTACGCCGGTTGCACCATGGGCGAATACTTCCGCGACCGCGGTGAAGACGCGCTGATCGTTTATGACGATCTGTCCAAGCAGGCAGTGGCTTACCGCCAGATCTCCCTGCTGCTGCGCCGTCCACCAGGCCGTGAAGCTTACCCAGGCGACGTGTTCTATCTCCACTCCCGTCTGCTGGAGCGCGCATCCCGCGTTTCGGAAGAGTACGTAGAGAAGTTCACCAACGGCGCAGTGACCGGCAAAACCGGTTCCCTGACCGCACTGCCGATCATCGAAACCCAGGCTGGCGACGTTTCCGCGTTCGTTCCGACCAACGTGATTTCCATCACCGACGGTCAGATCTTCCTGGAATCGGCCATGTTCAACTCGGGCATCCGCCCTGCAGTGAACGCCGGTGTTTCGGTATCCCGTGTGGGTGGTGCCGCTCAGACCAAGATCATCAAGAAGCTGTCCGGTGGTATCCGTACCGCTCTGGCTCAGTACCGTGAACTGGCGGCATTCGCCCAGTTCGCTTCTGACCTGGACGAAGCGACCCGTAAGCAACTTGAGCATGGTCAGCGCGTTACCGAGCTGATGAAGCAGAAGCAATACGCGCCAATGTCGATCGCCGACATGTCGCTGTCGCTGTATGCCGCTGAGCGTGGGTTCCTGACTGACATTGAAATCGCCAAAGTCGGCAGCTTCGAACAAGCGCTGATTGCTTACTTCAACCGCGATCACGCCGATTTGATGGCCAAGATCAACGTGAAGGGTGACTTCAATGACGAAATCGACGCTGGCCTCAAAGCCGGTATCGAGAAGTTCAAGGCCACCCAAACCTGGTAA
- the atpG gene encoding F0F1 ATP synthase subunit gamma gives MAGAKEIRSKIASIKSTQKITSAMEKVAVSKMRRAQMRMAATRPYAERIRQVIGHLANANPEYRHPFMIDREVKRVGYVVVSSDRGLCGGLNTNLFKALVKDMAVNRENGVEIDLCVIGSKGAAFFRNFGGNVVAAISHLGEEPSINDLIGSVKVMLDAYLDGRIDRLSVVSNKFINTMTQQPTVEQLVPLVATPDQNLKHHWDYLYEPDAKELLDGLMVRYVEAQVYQAVVENNAAEQAARMIAMKNATDNAGDLISELQLVYNKARQAAITQEISEIVGGAAAV, from the coding sequence ATGGCAGGCGCAAAAGAGATTCGCAGTAAGATTGCGAGCATCAAAAGCACGCAAAAAATTACCAGCGCCATGGAAAAAGTGGCGGTCAGCAAAATGCGCAGGGCACAAATGCGCATGGCAGCTACCCGTCCTTATGCGGAGCGTATCCGCCAGGTTATTGGCCATCTGGCCAACGCTAACCCGGAATATCGCCACCCGTTCATGATCGACCGTGAAGTAAAGCGTGTCGGTTATGTCGTTGTGAGCAGTGACCGTGGTCTGTGTGGTGGCTTGAACACCAACCTGTTCAAGGCTTTGGTCAAGGACATGGCGGTAAACCGTGAAAACGGTGTAGAGATCGATCTGTGTGTGATTGGTAGCAAGGGTGCGGCTTTCTTCCGCAACTTCGGCGGCAACGTCGTTGCAGCTATCAGCCACCTGGGTGAAGAGCCGTCGATCAATGACCTGATCGGCAGCGTCAAGGTGATGCTGGATGCTTATCTGGACGGCCGTATCGACCGTTTGTCCGTGGTATCCAACAAGTTCATCAACACCATGACGCAACAGCCTACCGTGGAGCAGTTGGTTCCGCTGGTGGCAACCCCGGATCAAAACCTCAAGCACCACTGGGACTATCTCTACGAACCTGACGCCAAAGAGCTGCTTGACGGCCTGATGGTGCGTTACGTGGAGGCGCAGGTGTACCAGGCGGTGGTCGAGAACAATGCGGCTGAACAAGCTGCGCGGATGATCGCGATGAAGAACGCTACCGACAACGCCGGTGATTTGATCAGCGAATTGCAGCTGGTCTACAACAAGGCGCGTCAGGCTGCGATCACCCAAGAGATCTCGGAAATCGTCGGCGGCGCTGCCGCGGTTTAA
- the atpD gene encoding F0F1 ATP synthase subunit beta yields MSSGRIVQIIGAVIDVEFPRDSVPSIYNALKVQGADTTLEVQQQLGDGVVRTIAMGSTEGLKRGLDVVDTNAAISVPVGKATLGRIMDVLGNPIDEAGPIDTEERWGIHRAAPSFAEQAGGNDLLETGIKVIDLVCPFAKGGKVGLFGGAGVGKTVNMMELIRNIAIEHSGYSVFAGVGERTREGNDFYHEMKDSNVLDKVALVYGQMNEPPGNRLRVALTGLTMAEKFRDEGNDVLLFVDNIYRYTLAGTEVSALLGRMPSAVGYQPTLAEEMGVLQERITSTKQGSITSIQAVYVPADDLTDPSPATTFAHLDATVVLSRDIASLGIYPAVDPLDSTSRQLDPNVIGNDHYETARGVQYVLQRYKELKDIIAILGMDELSEADKQLVNRARKIQRFLSQPFFVAEVFTGSPGKYVSLKDTIAGFKGILNGDYDHLPEQAFYMVGGIEEAIEKAKKL; encoded by the coding sequence ATGAGTAGCGGACGTATCGTTCAAATCATCGGCGCCGTTATCGACGTGGAATTTCCACGCGACAGCGTACCGAGCATCTACAACGCGCTGAAAGTACAAGGCGCGGACACTACCCTGGAAGTTCAGCAACAGCTGGGCGACGGCGTAGTTCGTACCATTGCGATGGGTTCCACCGAAGGCTTGAAGCGCGGTCTGGACGTAGTCGACACCAACGCTGCCATCTCCGTACCGGTCGGTAAAGCGACCCTGGGCCGGATCATGGACGTTCTGGGCAACCCGATTGACGAAGCTGGCCCGATCGACACCGAAGAGCGCTGGGGTATTCACCGCGCTGCTCCGTCGTTCGCAGAGCAAGCGGGCGGCAACGACCTGCTGGAAACCGGCATCAAGGTTATCGACCTGGTTTGCCCGTTCGCCAAGGGTGGTAAAGTCGGTCTGTTCGGTGGTGCCGGTGTAGGCAAGACCGTAAACATGATGGAACTGATCCGTAACATCGCCATCGAGCACAGCGGTTATTCCGTGTTCGCCGGTGTGGGGGAGCGTACTCGTGAGGGTAACGACTTCTACCACGAGATGAAGGACTCCAACGTTCTGGACAAAGTGGCACTGGTTTACGGTCAAATGAACGAGCCGCCGGGAAACCGTCTGCGCGTTGCTCTGACTGGCCTGACCATGGCCGAGAAGTTCCGTGACGAAGGTAACGACGTTCTGCTGTTCGTCGACAACATCTATCGTTACACCCTGGCCGGTACCGAAGTATCCGCACTGCTGGGCCGTATGCCTTCCGCAGTAGGTTACCAGCCGACCCTGGCTGAAGAGATGGGCGTGCTGCAAGAGCGCATCACTTCGACCAAGCAGGGTTCGATTACGTCGATCCAGGCCGTATACGTACCTGCGGACGACTTGACTGACCCGTCGCCAGCGACCACCTTCGCCCACTTGGACGCCACCGTCGTTCTGTCCCGTGACATCGCTTCCCTGGGTATCTACCCAGCGGTAGACCCACTGGATTCGACTTCGCGTCAGCTGGACCCGAACGTGATCGGCAACGACCACTACGAAACCGCTCGTGGTGTTCAGTACGTTCTGCAGCGTTACAAAGAACTGAAGGACATCATCGCGATCCTGGGTATGGACGAGCTGTCGGAAGCCGACAAGCAGTTGGTAAACCGTGCTCGTAAGATCCAGCGTTTCTTGTCGCAGCCGTTCTTCGTGGCTGAAGTCTTCACTGGCTCCCCAGGCAAATACGTTTCCCTGAAGGACACCATTGCTGGCTTCAAAGGCATCCTCAACGGTGACTACGACCACCTGCCAGAACAAGCGTTCTACATGGTTGGCGGCATCGAAGAAGCGATCGAGAAAGCCAAGAAACTGTAA
- a CDS encoding F0F1 ATP synthase subunit epsilon translates to MAMTVHCDIVSAEGEIFSGLVEMVIAHGALGDLGIALGHAPLITNLKPGPIRLVKQGGEEEVYYISGGFLEVQPNMVKVLADTVQRAADLDEASAQEAVKAAEKALHDRGAEFDYGSASARLAEAAAQLRTVQQIRKKFGH, encoded by the coding sequence ATGGCTATGACAGTCCATTGCGATATCGTCAGCGCGGAAGGAGAAATCTTTTCCGGTCTGGTCGAGATGGTGATTGCGCACGGTGCACTGGGTGATCTTGGTATCGCTCTGGGTCACGCGCCGCTGATCACTAACCTGAAGCCAGGCCCGATTCGCCTGGTCAAGCAGGGCGGGGAAGAGGAGGTGTATTACATCTCTGGTGGTTTCCTCGAGGTTCAGCCGAACATGGTCAAGGTACTTGCAGATACTGTGCAACGTGCTGCCGACCTGGACGAAGCCTCCGCTCAGGAAGCCGTCAAGGCTGCCGAGAAGGCGTTGCATGACCGGGGCGCAGAATTCGATTACGGTTCTGCTTCCGCACGTCTGGCCGAAGCCGCAGCTCAGCTGCGCACCGTCCAGCAGATCCGCAAGAAGTTCGGCCACTAA
- the glmU gene encoding bifunctional UDP-N-acetylglucosamine diphosphorylase/glucosamine-1-phosphate N-acetyltransferase GlmU gives MSLEIVILAAGQGTRMRSSLPKVLHPIAGNSMLGHVIHSARQLDPQRIHVVIGHGADVVRERLAADDLNFVLQDKQLGTGHAVAQAVPFIEADTVLVLYGDVPLIEVETLQRLLKLVTPTQMGLLTVELDDATGYGRIVRDADGKVAAIVEHKDANETQRAIKEGNTGILAVPADRLSDWTGRLSNNNVQGEYYLTDVIEMAVKDGLVVATEQPHDAMEVQGANDRKQLSDLERHYQLRAGLRLMAQGVTLRDPARFDVRGEVTVGRDVLIDINVILEGKVVIEDDVVIGPNCVIKDSTLRKGVVIKANSHIEGAILGEGSDAGPFARLRPGSVLEAKAHVGNFVELKNAHLGEGAKAGHLSYLGDAEIGARTNIGAGTITCNYDGVNKWKTVLGEDVFIGSNNSLVAPVDISSGATTAAGSTITQNVDKDQLAVGRARQKNIDGWKRPEKVKKS, from the coding sequence ATGTCTCTCGAAATCGTTATTCTCGCTGCTGGCCAAGGTACGCGTATGCGTTCGTCCTTGCCGAAAGTCTTGCACCCGATCGCCGGCAACTCGATGCTTGGTCATGTTATCCACAGCGCCCGGCAACTTGATCCACAGCGGATTCACGTGGTGATCGGCCACGGTGCCGATGTCGTGCGCGAGCGTCTGGCCGCCGACGATCTGAATTTCGTCCTGCAAGACAAGCAATTAGGTACCGGTCATGCCGTAGCCCAAGCCGTTCCGTTCATCGAAGCTGACACCGTGCTGGTGCTTTACGGCGACGTGCCCTTGATCGAAGTCGAAACGCTGCAGCGCCTGCTCAAGCTGGTCACCCCAACGCAAATGGGGCTGCTGACTGTCGAACTGGACGATGCCACCGGCTATGGCCGAATCGTTCGTGACGCAGACGGCAAGGTTGCCGCCATCGTCGAGCACAAGGACGCCAACGAAACCCAACGCGCTATCAAGGAAGGCAACACCGGTATTCTCGCGGTGCCTGCCGACCGCCTGTCTGACTGGACCGGTCGCCTGTCGAACAACAACGTTCAGGGCGAGTACTACCTGACAGACGTGATCGAAATGGCGGTCAAGGATGGTTTGGTTGTGGCGACTGAACAACCGCACGATGCCATGGAAGTGCAGGGCGCCAATGATCGCAAACAGCTTTCCGATCTTGAGCGCCACTACCAGCTGCGCGCCGGTCTTCGACTGATGGCCCAGGGCGTTACGCTGCGCGACCCGGCTCGATTCGACGTTCGCGGAGAAGTGACGGTTGGCCGCGACGTGCTGATCGATATCAACGTGATCCTCGAAGGCAAGGTGGTCATCGAAGACGACGTGGTGATTGGCCCGAACTGCGTGATCAAGGACAGCACCCTGCGCAAAGGCGTGGTGATCAAGGCGAACAGCCATATCGAGGGTGCCATTCTGGGTGAAGGCAGTGATGCCGGTCCTTTCGCTCGACTGCGCCCAGGCTCCGTGCTGGAGGCAAAGGCGCATGTGGGTAACTTCGTGGAGCTAAAAAATGCACATTTGGGCGAAGGCGCGAAGGCCGGTCATCTGAGCTACTTGGGCGATGCCGAAATCGGAGCACGCACCAACATCGGCGCCGGCACGATCACCTGCAATTACGATGGTGTGAATAAGTGGAAAACCGTGCTGGGTGAAGACGTCTTCATCGGGTCCAACAATTCGTTGGTAGCGCCTGTGGATATCTCTTCCGGTGCAACCACCGCGGCGGGTTCGACCATCACCCAGAATGTGGATAAAGACCAGTTGGCTGTCGGTCGCGCTCGGCAGAAGAACATTGATGGCTGGAAACGGCCTGAGAAGGTCAAAAAAAGCTGA
- a CDS encoding DeoR/GlpR family DNA-binding transcription regulator, with protein sequence MSKRNTPQRRHNILALLNEQGEVSVDELAKRFETSEVTIRKDLAALESNGLLLRRYGGAITMPQELVADLGQPVSKYKQAIARAAVTRIREHARIIIDSGSTTAAMIPELGQQPSLVVMTNSLHVANALSELEHEPVLLMTGGTWDPHSESFQGQVAEQVLRSYDFDQLFIGADGIDLVRGTTTFNELLGLSRVMAEVAREVVVMVEADKIGRKIPNLELPWSSVHTLITDDRLPREARDQIQARGINLICAAVSQEK encoded by the coding sequence ATGTCGAAGCGCAACACACCCCAACGTCGGCACAACATTCTTGCCTTGCTCAACGAGCAGGGCGAAGTCAGTGTGGATGAGCTGGCAAAACGTTTCGAAACCTCAGAAGTTACGATTCGCAAGGATCTGGCTGCCCTAGAAAGCAACGGCTTGTTGCTTCGTCGTTATGGTGGCGCGATCACTATGCCGCAGGAGCTGGTGGCCGATCTTGGCCAGCCTGTCTCCAAGTACAAGCAAGCCATCGCTCGTGCTGCAGTCACACGAATTCGCGAGCATGCGCGGATCATCATCGATAGCGGCAGCACTACCGCCGCGATGATTCCGGAACTCGGTCAACAACCGAGTCTGGTGGTGATGACCAATTCCCTGCACGTCGCCAATGCCTTGAGTGAACTCGAGCACGAACCCGTGTTGCTGATGACCGGTGGAACCTGGGATCCGCATTCCGAGTCATTTCAAGGGCAGGTCGCCGAGCAAGTACTACGCTCCTACGACTTTGATCAGTTGTTCATCGGTGCCGATGGCATCGATCTGGTTCGCGGAACAACCACCTTCAACGAACTGCTGGGGCTGAGCCGCGTCATGGCCGAAGTTGCCCGGGAAGTGGTGGTGATGGTCGAGGCCGACAAGATCGGTCGCAAGATTCCCAACCTGGAGCTGCCCTGGAGCAGCGTCCATACCCTTATTACCGATGATCGACTGCCACGAGAGGCACGCGATCAGATTCAGGCCCGCGGCATCAATTTGATTTGCGCGGCTGTCAGTCAGGAGAAATAG